The sequence below is a genomic window from Etheostoma cragini isolate CJK2018 chromosome 20, CSU_Ecrag_1.0, whole genome shotgun sequence.
ATTATCTTAATATAAAACATCCACATTAATGCAGTGTATGTTTAATTATGCACAGTAAAACAAAAGGGCCATGGATAAGAGCAGAAGCAAAGTCAGTCTCATGTTTGTAGTTTACTGAGCAGCCCATCCCTCTGCTACACCCATGTAcctgcatacattttttaaaaatctcctGAAACACCACCTGCTTACCCCAGCCTGCAACCTCCATTAGCTTAGCCACAGTAATTCTGTAAAgtgtcattgtgttttatgaAAGGCGCAGTATGATTAAaagttatcattattattattataaactcTGGACTTTTcctctgtcattgtgttttgcacaaaaaaaaaatcaaaacatttgcaaaactAATCTTCTATCTCAAACATCCAAAAGAACACAAAACCCCCTTTCTGGTCTATTTGGCATCCCTCAAGCTGAAATAACTAATTGTATTAAAGATAACCATTATTGTTATGTCTGTACTTGCACATCATTGACCTTCGCAGCCCTACAATTACACAGaccaataaaataaacttgGTTTATAGTGtatgaaaaacatattttttaaacaatgaacTCACTTTttactagttttttttaataactataTATCAGAACAGTTTTTGTACATtagaaacatgttttctttaaaaaaaaaaaaacttaaaaacttaaaaagagTGCAGAAATAAAGATACATTGAATAATATAAACATGCCAGACTTAAATCTCATTTCCATGTGACCACACAATTTCAGACTTTTCTCCAGATGTGCAGGATGCGGATGTCTGGACTACTAAACTCTGGGTCTTGCTTGTCTGAAGGGATCTCTTCACAGTTGAAGCTTTGTTCCAGCAACTAAAAGGTAATACAAAGCACCACAATGACTCACTGAAAGGTAATGTCAAATATATCAGCTTCTTTATAAatgcatttacatatttattagcatttaaaaatggaACACACACAGTTGGACTCTCACCTCAAAAAACTGCATTTCCACTTTTGGGTTGACGCCCTCTGTGCGTTGCTCATAGCAGCAAATAATGCAAGTCTCTGGTCCAGAGAGCAGCTTCAAACTCTCCACCAGCGGAACAATAGACTGTGGAAAATAATCATAAGTCACAAAGAGGAATACAGTGCTACACTacgtttattttgttttgcaatgaTGTTGAAACAGGCACAACTTTGCAAGAGTCATGTTTAAATTGAAAAGCCTAAGTAgaaaattacagtaaagtaccTGCTCATAATAGATGCAATCTGCCATGAGGACATAATGTGGAGGAGGATGGAAGTCAGACACATCTTCGCCCCTTAGTAATAgagtaaacataaaaaagttagTTAGCATTTGGAAATATCTTGCAAGATGTCAACATGCAGTTTGGATGATTGAAATCCCAAAAAACGAAATGCAAGTACAAACCATTTCAGTACCTTGGCAGTAACGGATCCACTGATAAGTGCCTGGTTTTCCTGGATGTTTACCATCAGAAGCGTCTGCAAATCCTCAAGGTCTGTCACAGTAACTAGAGCTCTGTGGGATTTAAAAACGTTACTACACGTCAATGAAAAACTATATTTTGGCTTTCTATagattataattaaaatgatatcaAGGCTGTTATTCCACTCACTGTAAAGCGCTGCTTAGCTAGTCGTTAAACTGCGATAAGTTGTTGATATATGTATATTAACGTGACTATTTAAACGACAGTGACATATAAACGCATCAACTAACGTTAAGCCGTTGTCTCACCCCAGTGTTGCTGCCATCAGACCAACAACTCCCGTCCCAGCTCCTAACTCCACAACACTCCTGCCAGCCCAGACGTTCACTCCTGAGGACGGGTCATAAAATTGTTTTGTCTCTAAATATTTTGCCAGAACGATAGCTGCATCCCAAACAACGCAGCCAACGTCCCCCAAGTAGCACTGCTTCACCTTTAAGGTACACCCGTCGTTTTTCTCAATTTCTCTCACAAAGTAATCAACCTCATTAGCGCCAGCCGCCATGTTGGCCGCGAACGGAACAAGCAGAAGACTTCCGGTCTGAAAGTTTCCAGAATAAAAGCGTATTTCATTAATGGTCTCACTCTTCGTCTTAGTTACACAAtataaagaaagtgaaaaacacGTTTTTAGATGTATATTGATTAATaacataatttattatttaataggCCTACCACatcattaaaaaaggaaagaagaagacgTGCCTATTAATATGAGATTCCTGAAGCTAACACATTTCCTTCTGATGTTAAATCATTGCGGAGTTTAGCTCTTTCTATAAGGTGTATAGGCTCACTATCCCTGGATGACCCATAGACATGGGTAGTTGGATATTGCAGctattttttcccctcattttcTCCTTTCAAGTATTTTGATCTCCAAGATTAGAATAATGAAATTTTACTATGGCTTGCGAACAACACAGCACACTGCATCCCTTTGTGTAGCctacttttgttttgtatttatattgctAACATATAAATATTCAGGTAAATTATATTAGcagatgtataaaaaaaaaataagtgatacAAATGTCAATCAATTGGTCAATCGCCTTGGTTTGAAAGTGTGACATTGCTGACATGCGCAGATGCTATATGCTGGGATCCGCGTGATCCCGCGTTCTCCGCGGGCTTCACGCGCGGATTAGGAAGTACATTCGGTGTGGGGTTTTATTAGCTACGTGCAGGACTTCAATTTAGGTGACTTTTTGTTGTTACTGGTCTATTCACTGAGTTTTCCAGATGTATTAAGGAGTTTGGTATTAAACGTCCATTAACCTGCCTTTGCGAGGGTTTGAAATGTTTCGTAGCAGCACAGATGAGGTAGGTGACACCCCAGAATGTGGACAAACATGGGGTGTGTCCCCAATGGACAGAAGCGGACTAAATGAAACCACCTCGTACGGTCCCGCATCAACTTCCTCCGATTCATCCCATCAAAGTTTAGATGAAAGCAGTACGATTTTCAACCATGGTCCATCACTCCCCCAAGTGGCCTCAGGTGATGTTATGGATAGCTAAGTAGtttaagctaacattagcatttttcactttcacaacAATGGCACACAAAACGAGGATAGAGACAGTAAGCTATAATAATGACATTTCTgatacaacattttctttttttaaatgtggctcATAGAAGGACAATGGGGCCAAATTTGTAAGAGACCTGAAGACCTTGTCTTTGGGCATTATCAACAATAATATGACACAGACCCTCTCCTCATATTTTATCTTGACACAGGTCAGTTCCATCACAGCCTCAGGTTAGGCAGGAACAATTCATCACTCTTTCCATCTACCTCGGATAGCTCTTCCCACCACAGCCGTGGAGGAACACCGAAACAAAGGAGGACCCCGGGGTCTGCTGGAGCTACTGGCACACACCCAGCACGGACACCAGTGACTGATCATACTGGTACTTCAGCCTTAGACAATGTTTGACCATGTCAATAAGGCTAAAGCTGTGCTTCTCATTCCgatttctgtgtttttgcagtAACAAGTTGCTCCTCTGCGACCACAACCTCTGGTGCATCTGTGATTGTGGCAGTAGTTGAAGGGCGTGGTTTGGCCAGGGGAGAGATTGGCATGGCCAGTCTCAACTTGAAATATCCAGAGCTTATACTCTCACAGTTTGCAGATACTGGGACCTATGCCAAGGTAACCCATGCATTGTCAAAAGCTATAACCTAGATGCTTGATTGGCTGTTAATCATCGCTACTCTCAGCAGAGACTCTAAAATAGAGGAAACTCCTGTTTCACTCATATGTTACTCTTCTAAAGGTCATAACCAAGATTCACATCTTGGTGCCACTGGAAATACTGATGCCAGACACAGCCAGTGAGAAGGGGAAAGGGACAAAGCTGTTCAACCTCATCACAGAAAACTTTCCGGTACCAATGCAGAATAGATGTTTTGAGTAAAAATGCCCACTTTCAAAGCAGCTCGCTCGCTCACTCATGCTCATTCACTTGCTCACTGTACATTACTACGCGTATTGTGCGTTCCCCCTATTGACATGTTGTGTTCCTGTAAAATTTGcaatttattatgttttttttttttttgtcagggaGTAGCTTTCACTGCTATCCAAAGAAAGTATTTTAATGAAAGGAAAGGACTGGAGTACATTCAGCAGCTGTGTGCTCCAGAATTTGCCACCGTCCTCATGGAAGTACAAGCTAAGTACGCCACTGAGTACAACAAGTTATACAAATAGATGCACTGTAAGACTACTGTTTTTTAATGACCACATGTCATGATTTGTTTAGGTATTATTGtctagcagcagcagctgctttgCTGAAATATTTAGAGTTCATCCAGAACTCTGTCTACGCTGCCAAGTCTCTCAAAGTGAGCTTTAAAGGGAGTGAACAGACAGCAATGATCGACTCAGCATCTGCCGCTAATTTGGAGTTGGTGGTCAATAATAGAGACCACAGGTAAGAGGGTGAGACGATGACAGCGCTATCTTTGTATGTGTAGTGCATTTATAATCATGCACAGTAAGTGTTCAGtctgtctgcttttctttttataggaGCGAGCATTCCCTTTTAGGAGTACTTAATCACACCAAAACGCCTGGTGGAGCTAGAAGGTTGCGCTCCAATATTCTGGAGCCTC
It includes:
- the vcpkmt gene encoding protein-lysine methyltransferase METTL21D → MAAGANEVDYFVREIEKNDGCTLKVKQCYLGDVGCVVWDAAIVLAKYLETKQFYDPSSGVNVWAGRSVVELGAGTGVVGLMAATLGALVTVTDLEDLQTLLMVNIQENQALISGSVTAKVLKWGEDVSDFHPPPHYVLMADCIYYEQSIVPLVESLKLLSGPETCIICCYEQRTEGVNPKVEMQFFELLEQSFNCEEIPSDKQDPEFSSPDIRILHIWRKV